Genomic window (Verrucomicrobiia bacterium):
CGACCGAGCCGCCGCGACAGACCGGGCTTAAGGGATAAACGTTGCCGGTCGAGAGCGCCACGACGCGGCTGTGCGGGTAACGCTCGCAGACGCGCGCAGGGGTCAAGGTGTTCGTGGCCCAAGTGCCCGCCGGGTTGCGCGCGGTGCCGAACTTCAATCCGACTAAGTAAATTATGGTCTCGGCGTCTGGCAATCGAGTGACGGCCACGGGATCGAGCAGGTCGCAACTCAAGGTCTTCACGCCCCGGGCTTCGAGCCACGGACGAGAACGGCCGCCTGCGAAGCGGCTTACGGCTATGACCTCAAGCGAGTGCCCGCCTATCTCTGCCGCGCGACGCGCCCGGACCGCCAGGGTAGGTCCCATCTTGCCTCCGGCGCCCAAAATGAGGAGATGGCCAGAGAGCGTTTTAATAAACTCAACCAAGGCGGGAGTGGGATGCGTCAAAACCTCCTCTAGCTCCGACTCGTCATGGAGCGGTTGGAAACGATTGAGTTCCGAGCACATGGTCACCTATTCAATATCCCTAGCCGTCCCTTGAGTGCTTAGAACATGTTTGAAACATGCCGAGGCTGCACCTCCTCCTCGTCCTCAACGAGGACATCTATTTGAGTTTGTTGACGGGGCCTTCCGGATGGGCCGGCATTAAGCGCTGGCGTGTGCAGTCCACCAACAGGTCCATCTTCTCGAGCAAAGTCTGGCCGATTAGGACCTCATCGCCCAGGATCAACGCGTCGTCGCTGGAGCGGCGTTCCATGATCTCGAAGCGTACACCGTCCGCAAGGCCGACATCACTCTTACGGCCATCGGCAAGCTCCACGGTCACCCGGTCATAAGGCCGGATCCCAAGCTGCTCCAGCAACGAGGCCGGAATGCAAGAGCGCACCGCACCGGTGTCCACCATCGCGTCAGTTTCAATCACCCGCACCTTCTCGGCCGCCAGTTTGCCCTCGGCCGCGGCGTTGGCATCGGCGTTGTTGAACAGTTTGACTTTTGTCCTGACCTCGCCCGTATAGGGTGCTGGGTTCTCTTTCAGTTTCATGGCCGAACATAATTCCGAGGTTAAGCCAACGCAACACAGGACACGGGCCTTTTGGCCTTTTGGCCGCGCCCGACCGCCAGGCCTGGTTCCGCGCATATCAAAGCCATCGGCCTCAAGGAAGCCCCTATGAGCCTGTCAATTGGCGGAGCCAGGTTTTTCTGCTGGCAAAATCGATGAGCACGCCGCGGCCAATGAGAAGGTCCGCGCCGAGCAGGCCCTGCACGTCGGTGGTGGTCGCATGGCCGCCTCCGACGTGCCAGGCTCTGAGATTACTGATGCCCAAGTGAATATTCTTCCATTCGCACCGCCCGAGCTGCAACGTTTTGAGTGTCGTCACCTTTGCCTGATGGGCGCCGGTCTTCCCCAAGCCAATGATCAATGTGCTGTAGTCATCCGCTATCAAGCTGCCGGTTCTGGGTGAAACGAGCCTCTCCGTGCCAAGGCCCAGACGGCCAATTTGCGATGCATCCAGCACGCTATAAAACGAGCCGGTATCCAATACGAACCATACGGGCTTGCCGTCGGCTTGGGTCTCGAGCGAAAGCTCGTGCTTGATATGAACCGACCGGCTCAAAACCTCTTCGGCGTAGAGTTTGGTCAAGACCGTCGGCTTGTTGAGTGGTGGGCTGGGCGGCCCGGAAGTAAATCACCTGGGCGTTGCAATCGATCAGGCAAAAGTTTCGAAAGAAAAAATCACACCCCAACAAACCCGGCCAGGCCCCCCAAATCGCACAGGATTTTTCTCACGTCAGCAGGAGCTTGCTACTTGGGAAGAATAATCAAGTCCACCAGTTTATTGCACACCTCGATCACCACGACGCCAAGGCTAGTGGGCCCCAGGGTTGTGAATCCAAACTGGTTGCCCCGAACGCCAAGATTGACCAGCAGCACCGTCGAGGGTTGCGGCAGCGCGGTAGCGGTCAGACTCGCTCCGGAGACAATCATCCCGTCTCCCCCATCGGGCTCTCTGACAAAGAAAGTCAGCGTATTAATACCTGGCACAAATCCGTTCGTGATGTCTTAGGGCTACACCCGTCCATTTTAGCAATCATATTGAATTGAGAGGGATTTGCTATTGAATTGATAGCAGGAATTTGCTTTTTGGCACGCGAATTATTTTGTACGCTGCGCGGGTTGAACCGGCCCGCCGGTAAATAATGATTGCCGCGCCAGGCTTGGCAGGGATATCCACCGCCAAACCCTGCTCCATGAGTTCCTTGCCAGAGCTTTTCTTTACACCTTCTACATCGAAATTCCGAAGCTCATACTGCGCGGCGGGCTCTAAGCCGCTGAGACGGAAATTCCGTGTAACCTCATCATTGTCCTGGCGGCGGAACGCCTGCACATAGCCTTCACCTGTTTGCGGGAGGTCGAACTGCCAGGCCATCCACGCGGTGTTGGTAAGACTGTACGGAGTCAAAGGATAGTAATCGCCATTGAGCATAATGGGGGCAAGCTGTTTCCATTCCGAATAAGCCCGTTTCTGAACCGCGGCGTTGTTGGTGTTAATCCCACCATTGTCAAAAGCGGTCACATAGGAACTCCGGTAAAAGTAGGGCTCCCAAAAGCCCATGTTTGCGGTGCCCTGGAATGGCAGCCAAGAGGACAGCGCATAAGTAAAAGCCTGATTGGATTGCGCCAGCATTTTGCGTCCTGCCGCCTGCGGGTAATCGCTGCGCCAAAGCGGGACCGCCCGGCGCATGATTTCCAAATCGTTGCGCCTGCCGCCGGAAGCGCAAGAGTCAATTCTCAACCCGGGATGCATCGCCCGCAGCGCGTCCCAGTACGCCAGGTGCCCTTGGACGTAAAAGTTTTCAGTGATCCCCTGGCGGTTGGGGGGGTCATGATTGCGCCAGGCTGACGCTGGGCCAGCCCCGTTCATGTCTTCCCGGTACCAGTCCACCCCGTTGGCCTTGATCAGTGCGCTCATGTGATTCGTCAGCCAATGAAACGCTGCCGGGTCACCTTCGTTCAGAATGGCGCCCGCGGTGCCACTGGCGCCTGCCAGCAGCCATTCGGGATGCTGGGTGGCCAGCCAGGAGTGGGGGTGGCCCACGCGCTCCGGTTCAAACCAGAGCAAGAACTTCATCCCTAACTTATGCACCGCAGCGCTCAGTTCGCCAAATCCGTGGGGATACGAATTCGTGTCCACTT
Coding sequences:
- a CDS encoding alpha-galactosidase, with amino-acid sequence MTQPKPYTWYPTAGGPHTGAEAWVNTGTWEVDTNSYPHGFGELSAAVHKLGMKFLLWFEPERVGHPHSWLATQHPEWLLAGASGTAGAILNEGDPAAFHWLTNHMSALIKANGVDWYREDMNGAGPASAWRNHDPPNRQGITENFYVQGHLAYWDALRAMHPGLRIDSCASGGRRNDLEIMRRAVPLWRSDYPQAAGRKMLAQSNQAFTYALSSWLPFQGTANMGFWEPYFYRSSYVTAFDNGGINTNNAAVQKRAYSEWKQLAPIMLNGDYYPLTPYSLTNTAWMAWQFDLPQTGEGYVQAFRRQDNDEVTRNFRLSGLEPAAQYELRNFDVEGVKKSSGKELMEQGLAVDIPAKPGAAIIIYRRAGSTRAAYKIIRVPKSKFLLSIQ
- a CDS encoding retropepsin-like aspartic protease — translated: MTKLYAEEVLSRSVHIKHELSLETQADGKPVWFVLDTGSFYSVLDASQIGRLGLGTERLVSPRTGSLIADDYSTLIIGLGKTGAHQAKVTTLKTLQLGRCEWKNIHLGISNLRAWHVGGGHATTTDVQGLLGADLLIGRGVLIDFASRKTWLRQLTGS
- a CDS encoding retroviral-like aspartic protease family protein; its protein translation is MKLKENPAPYTGEVRTKVKLFNNADANAAAEGKLAAEKVRVIETDAMVDTGAVRSCIPASLLEQLGIRPYDRVTVELADGRKSDVGLADGVRFEIMERRSSDDALILGDEVLIGQTLLEKMDLLVDCTRQRLMPAHPEGPVNKLK
- a CDS encoding NAD-dependent epimerase/dehydratase family protein, with the protein product MCSELNRFQPLHDESELEEVLTHPTPALVEFIKTLSGHLLILGAGGKMGPTLAVRARRAAEIGGHSLEVIAVSRFAGGRSRPWLEARGVKTLSCDLLDPVAVTRLPDAETIIYLVGLKFGTARNPAGTWATNTLTPARVCERYPHSRVVALSTGNVYPLSPVCRGGSVETDPLTPLGEYANAAVGRERIFEFCSGRQATPVALLRLCYAVELRYGVLVDIARQVWAGRTVELSTGYFNCIWQGDANEIILRAAPLAQSPPSAWN